The nucleotide sequence GGCTCTCCAGGGGGAAGAACACGCCGGAGAGCAGCAGCATGGGCGTTAGCACCAGGGTGAAGTAGTAGAGGAAGAAGTCGTAGCTCTTCGAGATGGCGGTCACGATCATCGCGATGGCCGCGAAGCAGAGCCCCGCCAGCCCGATCACCGGGAGCACCAGCAGCGCCCGCAGATCCGCCACCAGGCCGAGGGACGCCGCCACGATCAGGATGGCGGTGGAGTTGATCAACGCCTTGGTCGCCGCCCAGACGATCTCCCCCAGCACGATGTCATCCACGTTCATGGGCGCGGCCAGCATCGCCGCCCAGGTCTGCTGCATGGTCAGCCGGGTATAGGCCGAGTACAGCGCCTCGAAGGTCGCGCCGGTCATGGCGCTGGAGCATATGATCCCCGAGCCGAGGAAGACCATGTAGGTCATCCCCTCGATCTCGCCCACCAGCTGCCCGAGCCCGTAGCCAAGCGCCAGCAGGTACAGCACCGGCTCGCCGAAGTTGCCGAGCAGCGAGGGGATCATCAGCTTGCGCCATACCCGCAGGTTGCGCAGCCAAACGGCGAGAAAGCGCAGACTGAGCCAGGGCGGCTGGGTCAGGTAATGAATGAGCGTGGGCTCGGCTGGGGGATTCCGCACGGGGTGCGACCTCTTCCTATGAGCAGTGGACGGGTTACGGTTCGGCTGCCGCGCGGATGTTGGCTGGCTCCGCCGTAGGTCGGGAAGCGCCGCAGGCGCTACCCGACACGCCGTCAGGCGAAATCCCCCACGGCCGCGCTGCGCGCGGCTGTCGGCGAGCGCTGCCGCGCTTGCCGAGCTACACCTGGCTCAGCCTCTGACTCTGAGCCCCGCGGGGCCGCCGAGGTTCAGGCCCAGAGGCTCTCCAGCCCGAAGGTGATCGCATCGAAGGGCGGCTGGCAGACCGGGTCGTCGTCCTTCAGCGCAGCGAGCATGAGCCAGCGGCCTTCGTCCTGTAGTGCGAAGACTTCGAGCGTACGGGCATCCGGGT is from Spiribacter halobius and encodes:
- a CDS encoding ABC transporter permease, translated to MRNPPAEPTLIHYLTQPPWLSLRFLAVWLRNLRVWRKLMIPSLLGNFGEPVLYLLALGYGLGQLVGEIEGMTYMVFLGSGIICSSAMTGATFEALYSAYTRLTMQQTWAAMLAAPMNVDDIVLGEIVWAATKALINSTAILIVAASLGLVADLRALLVLPVIGLAGLCFAAIAMIVTAISKSYDFFLYYFTLVLTPMLLLSGVFFPLESLPGAVSAGAMFLPLAHVVLLVRPLMTGGVPDAAMLHLLVIASYAVSAYWIATALARRRLIR